In a single window of the Humulus lupulus unplaced genomic scaffold, drHumLupu1.1 SCAFFOLD_43, whole genome shotgun sequence genome:
- the LOC133810264 gene encoding uncharacterized protein LOC133810264 — protein MASKKAVVECPCPCPEVVAIRRKDGKYLIPGIIDNRPYLFFIETTKDDPRILFEIRKHHHSGFVCLKSIYVQKFWYRTYGEWIIPDGCDECNMDTQLCIVDISNSGPEFVVIYNRGNNKFCTCRSAVPGSPECLIANQDGQERALVLEVVHHPQA, from the coding sequence ATGGCGTCAAAAAAGGCTGTTGTCGAGTGTCCGTGTCCGTGTCCCGAAGTCGTGGCCATCAGGCGCAAAGATGGTAAATATCTCATCCCCGGTATAATCGATAACCGACCGTATTTGTTCTTCATTGAAACAACAAAAGATGACCCCAGAATACTGTTTGAGATCAGGAAGCATCATCACAGTGGATTTGTCTGCCTAAAATCCATTTATGTCCAAAAATTTTGGTATCGCACTTACGGCGAATGGATCATTCCTGACGGCTGTGACGAATGTAACATGGACACGCAGTTATGTATTGTGGATATTTCAAACTCTGGCCCTGAATTCGTGGTAATATACAACAGAGGAAACAACAAGTTCTGTACATGCAGGAGTGCGGTCCCCGGCAGCCCGGAGTGTCTCATTGCCAACCAGGATGGCCAGGAAAGGGCTTTGGTGCTGGAGGTGGTGCACCACCCTCAAGCATGA